One Myxococcales bacterium genomic window, TTGACGAGCGCGTAGGGCTTCGTCGAGGCCTGCGACACCTGGCAGTTCGCGCCCGGCGACTCGAGGCGCGTCTTCACGTACAGCGTGGCGCCGGAGGCTGAGGTCTCGATCTTCTCGACGGTCGCGTCGAAGCCGCCGGTGCTCTTGGTGCCCGCGCTGTAGAAGACGACCCAGTGGGTGTAGAAGTCGACGTCCCACGGCGCATCGTGGCCGAAGTAGCTCCGGTAGCCCGCTTCGGAAGTGATGACCTTGCGGGTCTCGGACTGCCCTTTGGTGCCGACGTTGTCGTAGAACACCTCGAAATCGAGGTTGGTCCTGAGCCCGCTCTCCTCGAGGCCGGTCTCGCCGATCTCGAGGGCCCCTTCAGGGCCCCCTGGCTCGCCCGGCTGGCCCGAGCAGGCCGCGGTTGCGAGCGCGAGCAAAGCGAGGAAAGGGAACGCGGAGTGGAGGGAAACCGGAAATTTCCGGGGAGCGGGCATGGCGGCCTATGTAGCACGACCTCCGACTGCGTCCAGGGAGAGCGTCACCTGGATTTTTGATCACCGACTGAAAACGCCATTTTCCGTTTTTTACCGGACGACTGCTGCCATGAGTCAGCAGCTGATGTCCGGTGTCTTCTGTTGATTGCCATGATTTTATTCAACTTTGTCATGGCACCCATCTTGGATAACCGGCGGCGATGCCCCGTCACTCTCTCCTACCCGGCCCTACACCTAAGGCGTCCCGTTTCGGGCACATCGTCGCCGTCGTGGGGGCAGCGGTGTTCGTAACCGGCGTCTTGGCGGCGTCGCCCGCGCGGCCGCTCGTGCCCCCGCAGGGCGTCGCGCACATGGTTCGGTCGACCGCTGAACTGGCTCCCGTCGACGTGGCCTCGACCTGCTCCGCGGAGATGGTCCTCGTGGGCAGCGTTTGCGTTGACCGATGGGAAGCGACGCTCGTGAGCATCGACGACGATGGCCGCGAGGAAGCTCACAGTCCCTACGAAGCGCCCAACGGAAAGCGCGTGAAGGCCATCTCGCGCGCCGGCGTCACGCCGCAAGCGCACATCTCGAAGGACGAAGCGAAGCGCGCGTGCCGCGCGGCCGGCAAGCGCTTGTGTCGAGGCGCCGAGTGGCGCAAGGCGTGTCAGGGCCCGCAAGGCACCCGCTATCCGTACGGCGGCGCGCGCAAGCCCGGCGCGTGCGTTGACAGTGGGCGCACCTCGCCGGTCCACAAGCTCCACGGCGGCGATCACTCGGTCGCCACGATGAACGATCCTCGCCTCAACCAGGTCCCCGGCACCGTCGCGAAGACGGGCGCCGCCGCCGAGTGCGTGAACGACTACGGCGTCCACGACATGGTCGGCAACCTGCACGAGTGGACCGACGACGGAGCCTTCCGCGGCGGCTACTACCTCGATACGACACAAAATGGCGAGGGCTGCGACTACAAGACCACGGCTCACGCGACCTCGTATTACGACTACTCCACGGGCTTTCGCTGCTGCGCCGACCCCTGAGCGCGGTCGCGGCGCGCGTGGCGAATCGAAGGTTCGCCATCACGTCGAGACGGACCGTCTCGGCACTACTCGCGAAGGCGATGCTTCTGCACGAGCCGGTGTAGATACATGCGGTCGATGCCCGCCACGCGGGCCGCCTTGCTCATGTTGCCGCCGGACTGCTCGAGCAGCTCTTTGAGGTAGGCGCGTTCGAAGCCATCGACGAGCGACTCCTTCGCGGTCTTGAAGGGGATGGAGACGTCGATCTTCGGGGGCGCGCCCGGGTCGAAGGGCGTCTCAGGTTGCGCCTCGGGGCCGCTGTCGAGCCCGTGGAGCGCCGTCTCGAGGACCAAGCTTCGCTCGACGTAGTTCCTGAGCTCGCGCACGTTACCGGGCCAATCGTGGCGCGCCATCTCCGCGAGCACCTCGGCAGGAAAGAGCTGGTGCTGCCGCGCCTCGGCGCCGAGCTGCGCGAGAAACGACTGCACGAGCAAGGGCAAGTCTTCCTTGCGCTCGCGGAGCGGCGGCACCCGAACCGTGACCACGGCGAGGCGGAAGTAGAGGTCCTCGCGAAAGCGACCTCGGTTCACCTCGCGCTCGAGATCGCGATTCGTCGCGCAGATGACGCGCACGTTCACCTTGCGCGCGCGCGACTCGCCAACGCGCCGCACTTCGCGTTGCTCGAGGGCCCGGAGGAGCTTCGGTTGAAGCTCCAGCGGCAGCTCGCCGATCTCGTCCAGGAAGACGGTGCCGCCCTCGGCCGACTCAAAGGCGCCGACGCGATCGCGATCGGCGCCGGTGAACGATCCCCGGACGTGGCCAAAGAGTTCGCTCTCGACGAGGTTCGGCGAGATGGCGCCGCAATCGACGACGACGAAGGGCTTTTCGGCGCGGGTGCCGTGCTGAACCAGCTCCGTCGCCACGAGCTCCTTGCCCGTGCCGCTCTCGCCTTCGATGTAGACGTTGATGTCGCTCGAGGCGACCTTGTCGAGGAGCAAGAAGAGCCGTTGCATCGCCGAGCTCGCGCCTACGATGGCCCCAAAGGCGGGCACCATCGGCACGAGCGTCGTCGCGTCTTCTTCGCCGGTCCGAACGCGCACGAGCGAGCTGCCGAGCTCGAGCACGACCTCGCGGGAGAGGTCCGCGTCGCGGATGCGAACCCCCGATAGGAACGTGCCGTTGAGTGAGCCGCCGTCGCGAATGCGGAAGGCCCCCTCCTCACGCGCGATGCGACAATGAAACCTCGAAACGGCCGGATCCTCGAGCACCACCTCGTTCGACGAGTGCGTGCCGATGCGGCAAAGCTCTCCCTCATGGATGACGCTGCGGGCCACCGCCCCGCCGTTCTCGCGTTCAACGGTGATGACAAGCCGCGGAACCGAGACGCGCGTGATGGGCCGCAACGGCGCCGTCGCCAGCTCTCCTTGCCGGCCCGGCGAAGGCGGCTTGAAGGGTTGCCCTGGCGTCGGCGCCTTCGGCTGGATGATGGGCCCGGGCCCATCCGATCGAAGCCGAGGTTCGGGCCTCGGAACCGATGGCCGGGGTGGCCGCGAGGAGTCACTCATGCGGGCTATGAAGCGTACCCAAAAGCCGGGCGCACGTCTCACCCGACGCGGAGCGTTGGCGCGTCTTCCCTACACAGACGCCGATTAACGATTTCATCGGCGCCGTCGCGATTGCAGTTCTGCAAAGCGCCGTCGTCGCAAGCCCCGTGTTTCCATGGAACGATTCAACGGTCCCCATCTTGCACCGATGACGGTATTCTCGAGCCCCTGAGACGAAGGTCCGGGGCAAGAAATTCCGGGGGCGCCGTCGGCGCATCGGCAAACCGCAAGCGACGAGGGAGAACACATGGAGACGATTCTCATTGTGGACGACGTGCAGACGAACCGAGAGCTCATCGGCAAGATCGTGTCGGCCTCGGGTCACCGACCCGAATACGCGTCCGACGGCGACGAAGCGCTGATTCGCGCCAAGGAGCTGAAGCCTGCACTGATCTTCATGGACGTCGTGATGCCGTCGATGAACGGCTTCCAGGCGTGCCGCAAGCTGAAGCAGGACGAAGTGACCTCGAAGATCCCCGTCGTCCTCGTCACGTCGAAGTCCGGCGACAGCGACAAGTTCTGGGGCCAGAAGCAAGGCGCCGACATGCACATCGGCAAGCCCTTCGGCGACGGCGAGATTCAAGAAGCCATCAAGCGCTACGTCCGGTGAACGGACGCCCCCAAACGGGGGGAGGCGTTGGCTTCGGCGGTCCGCCGTCGGCCTTGCCTTCATAGGCTGCGGGCGTCACCCACGCGGGTCGCGCCCGCATTTTTTTTGTAGCAAAATCAATAAATTAGCCAAACCCCTCTCGCCGCCCCGCCGGGCCGGCTACGCTACCGGGTCGAGGTTCTGGCGGATGGCGACGGCGCTCGACAGCCCCCTTTTGGAGGTCCCTGAGCAGAAGCGGAAGATTCCCATCCGCGATCTGGGGCTCACCATTGCCGGGACGAACCTCGAGCCGATCCTCACGGAGTTCGAGCGTGAGCTCGTTCAGGTCGGCATCCAGAAGATCAAGCCGCGCTTCTACCTCTCGACTGAATGGGGGGTCCCATACGACACGCTCGCCATCGCGATCCCCTTCTACCTCGCTCGCCCCGACCTCACGCAGCTGCAGGCCGAGCAAGCCTGCCACGTGGAAGGCGGCAACGGCGCGAAGGACATCTTGCGCTACCTGCGGCACGAGATGGGGCACGTGATCAACTACGCGCACCGGCTCCACGAGACGAAGGAGTGGGTCGAGCGGTTCGGCTCAATGGACCGCCCCTATCTGGAGGAGTACCACCCGAGGCCCTTCAGCCGTGAGTACGTCCACCACCTGCCCGGCTGGTACGCGCAGAAGCACCCCGACGAGGATTGG contains:
- a CDS encoding protease complex subunit PrcB family protein; this encodes MPAPRKFPVSLHSAFPFLALLALATAACSGQPGEPGGPEGALEIGETGLEESGLRTNLDFEVFYDNVGTKGQSETRKVITSEAGYRSYFGHDAPWDVDFYTHWVVFYSAGTKSTGGFDATVEKIETSASGATLYVKTRLESPGANCQVSQASTKPYALVKFEKPYPRPTSARYTRRDADIYCAAPEPETCADISCNAGSHCVEASTGPKCVLDPCPGAGHRNAAGRCECNVFGICSLGTSWNDSASVCACE
- a CDS encoding SUMF1/EgtB/PvdO family nonheme iron enzyme, with product MPRHSLLPGPTPKASRFGHIVAVVGAAVFVTGVLAASPARPLVPPQGVAHMVRSTAELAPVDVASTCSAEMVLVGSVCVDRWEATLVSIDDDGREEAHSPYEAPNGKRVKAISRAGVTPQAHISKDEAKRACRAAGKRLCRGAEWRKACQGPQGTRYPYGGARKPGACVDSGRTSPVHKLHGGDHSVATMNDPRLNQVPGTVAKTGAAAECVNDYGVHDMVGNLHEWTDDGAFRGGYYLDTTQNGEGCDYKTTAHATSYYDYSTGFRCCADP
- a CDS encoding sigma 54-interacting transcriptional regulator produces the protein MSDSSRPPRPSVPRPEPRLRSDGPGPIIQPKAPTPGQPFKPPSPGRQGELATAPLRPITRVSVPRLVITVERENGGAVARSVIHEGELCRIGTHSSNEVVLEDPAVSRFHCRIAREEGAFRIRDGGSLNGTFLSGVRIRDADLSREVVLELGSSLVRVRTGEEDATTLVPMVPAFGAIVGASSAMQRLFLLLDKVASSDINVYIEGESGTGKELVATELVQHGTRAEKPFVVVDCGAISPNLVESELFGHVRGSFTGADRDRVGAFESAEGGTVFLDEIGELPLELQPKLLRALEQREVRRVGESRARKVNVRVICATNRDLEREVNRGRFREDLYFRLAVVTVRVPPLRERKEDLPLLVQSFLAQLGAEARQHQLFPAEVLAEMARHDWPGNVRELRNYVERSLVLETALHGLDSGPEAQPETPFDPGAPPKIDVSIPFKTAKESLVDGFERAYLKELLEQSGGNMSKAARVAGIDRMYLHRLVQKHRLRE
- a CDS encoding response regulator; this translates as METILIVDDVQTNRELIGKIVSASGHRPEYASDGDEALIRAKELKPALIFMDVVMPSMNGFQACRKLKQDEVTSKIPVVLVTSKSGDSDKFWGQKQGADMHIGKPFGDGEIQEAIKRYVR